From the Rissa tridactyla isolate bRisTri1 chromosome 20, bRisTri1.patW.cur.20221130, whole genome shotgun sequence genome, one window contains:
- the LRRTM4 gene encoding leucine-rich repeat transmembrane neuronal protein 4 isoform X3 produces MGFHLIKQLRGMSVVLVLLPMVLFVMLAGAQRACPKNCRCDGKIVYCESHAFRDIPQNISGGSQGLSLRYNSIQKLKSNQFAGLNQLIWLYLDHNYISSVDEDAFQGIRRLKELILSSNKITHLHNKTFHPVPNLRNLDLSYNKLQVLQSEQFKGLRKLLILHLRSNSLKTVPIRVFQDCRNLDFLDLGYNRLRSLSRNAFAGLLKLTELHLEHNQFSKINFAHFPRLFNLRSIYLQWNRIRSISQGLTWTWSSLHNLDLSGNDITGVEPGTFQCLPNLQKLNLDSNKLTNISQETINTWISLISITLSGNMWECTRSICPLFTWLKNFKGNKESTMICAGPKHIQGEKVSDAVETYNICAEIQVVVTERSYQTPKTPQRPVFVPKPTVSKLESNQPTSVMPSPSADLPTPGVEPEYEHVSFHKIIAGSVALFLSVAMILLVIYVSWKRYPASMKQLQQHSLMKRRRKKARESERQMNSPLQEYYVDYKPTNSETMDVSVNGSGPCTYTISGSRECEV; encoded by the exons ATGG GTTTCCATTTAATTAAGCAGCTGAGAGGCATGAGTGTGGTGTTAGTGCTACTTCCTATGGTGCTGTTTGTTATGCTTGCGGGGGCTCAGCGAGCTTGCCCCAAGAACTGCAGATGCGATGGCAAGATTGTGTACTGCGAATCTCATGCATTCAGAGACATCCCTCAGAATATTTCTGGAGGGTCTCAAGGCTTATCGTTACGGTACAACAGCATTCAGAAGCTTAAATCAAATCAGTTTGCGGGCCTGAATCAGCTCATATGGCTTTATCTTGACCATAATTACATCAGCTCCGTGGATGAGGATGCATTTCAGGGGATCCGCAGGCTGAAGGAATTAATTCTAAGCTCCAACAAAATTACCCATCTGCACAACAAAACGTTTCACCCGGTCCCCAACCTCCGCAATCTGGACCTCTCGTACAACAAGTTGCAGGTGCTGCAGTCCGAGCAGTTCAAGGGCCTTCGTAAACTCTTGATCTTGCATTTGCGGTCTAACTCGCTGAAAACCGTGCCCATCCGAGTTTTCCAAGACTGCCGAAACCTTGACTTTCTGGATTTGGGCTACAACCGCCTGCGAAGCTTATCCCGTAATGCTTTCGCTGGCCTTTTGAAGTTAACAGAGCTCCACTTGGAGCACAACCAGTTTTCTAAGATCAATTTTGCCCACTTTCCACGCCTCTTCAACCTTCGCTCGATTTATTTGCAGTGGAATAGGATCCGGTCTATTAGCCAAGGGTTAACGTGGACTTGGAGTTCCTTGCACAACTTGGATTTATCAGGAAATGACATTACAGGGGTAGAGCCTGGGaccttccagtgcctccccaaCCTGCAAAAGCTGAACCTGGATTCCAACAAACTCACCAACATCTCTCAGGAGACCATCAATACCTGGATCTCGCTCATCTCCATCACTCTGTCCGGAAATATGTGGGAATGTACTCGAAGCATTTGCCCTCTGTTTACTTGGCTAAAGAATTTCAAGGGAAATAAAGAAAGCACTATGATATGTGCAGGCCCTAAACACATCCAGGGTGAAAAGGTGAGCGATGCTGTGGAAACATATAATATCTGTGCTGAAATCCAGGTGGTGGTTACCGAAAGGTCGTACCAGACACCCAAAACCCCCCAGAGACCTGTCTTCGTTCCTAAACCTACCGTTTCCAAACTGGAGAGCAATCAGCCGACATCTGTGATGCCGAGCCCTTCTGCAGACCTCCCGACACCCGGAGTGGAACCAGAGTACGAGCACGTTTCCTTTCACAAAATAATTGCGGGAAGCGTGGCCCTCTTTCTTTCGGTGGCCATGATTTTGTTGGTTATCTACGTGTCGTGGAAGCGCTACCCAGCCAGCAtgaagcagctccagcagcactcTCTCATGAAGAGGCGCAGGAAAAAGGCCCGAGAGTCTGAAAGGCAAATGAACTCCCCTTTACAGGAGTATTACGTGGACTACAAGCCAACAAACTCTGAGACCATGGATGTATCGGTTAATGGATCTGGGCCCTGCACGTATACCATCTCTGGCTCCAGGGAATGCGAGGTATGA
- the LRRTM4 gene encoding leucine-rich repeat transmembrane neuronal protein 4 isoform X4, which translates to MGFHLIKQLRGMSVVLVLLPMVLFVMLAGAQRACPKNCRCDGKIVYCESHAFRDIPQNISGGSQGLSLRYNSIQKLKSNQFAGLNQLIWLYLDHNYISSVDEDAFQGIRRLKELILSSNKITHLHNKTFHPVPNLRNLDLSYNKLQVLQSEQFKGLRKLLILHLRSNSLKTVPIRVFQDCRNLDFLDLGYNRLRSLSRNAFAGLLKLTELHLEHNQFSKINFAHFPRLFNLRSIYLQWNRIRSISQGLTWTWSSLHNLDLSGNDITGVEPGTFQCLPNLQKLNLDSNKLTNISQETINTWISLISITLSGNMWECTRSICPLFTWLKNFKGNKESTMICAGPKHIQGEKVSDAVETYNICAEIQVVVTERSYQTPKTPQRPVFVPKPTVSKLESNQPTSVMPSPSADLPTPGVEPEYEHVSFHKIIAGSVALFLSVAMILLVIYVSWKRYPASMKQLQQHSLMKRRRKKARESERQMNSPLQEYYVDYKPTNSETMDVSVNGSGPCTYTISGSRECEA; encoded by the exons ATGG GTTTCCATTTAATTAAGCAGCTGAGAGGCATGAGTGTGGTGTTAGTGCTACTTCCTATGGTGCTGTTTGTTATGCTTGCGGGGGCTCAGCGAGCTTGCCCCAAGAACTGCAGATGCGATGGCAAGATTGTGTACTGCGAATCTCATGCATTCAGAGACATCCCTCAGAATATTTCTGGAGGGTCTCAAGGCTTATCGTTACGGTACAACAGCATTCAGAAGCTTAAATCAAATCAGTTTGCGGGCCTGAATCAGCTCATATGGCTTTATCTTGACCATAATTACATCAGCTCCGTGGATGAGGATGCATTTCAGGGGATCCGCAGGCTGAAGGAATTAATTCTAAGCTCCAACAAAATTACCCATCTGCACAACAAAACGTTTCACCCGGTCCCCAACCTCCGCAATCTGGACCTCTCGTACAACAAGTTGCAGGTGCTGCAGTCCGAGCAGTTCAAGGGCCTTCGTAAACTCTTGATCTTGCATTTGCGGTCTAACTCGCTGAAAACCGTGCCCATCCGAGTTTTCCAAGACTGCCGAAACCTTGACTTTCTGGATTTGGGCTACAACCGCCTGCGAAGCTTATCCCGTAATGCTTTCGCTGGCCTTTTGAAGTTAACAGAGCTCCACTTGGAGCACAACCAGTTTTCTAAGATCAATTTTGCCCACTTTCCACGCCTCTTCAACCTTCGCTCGATTTATTTGCAGTGGAATAGGATCCGGTCTATTAGCCAAGGGTTAACGTGGACTTGGAGTTCCTTGCACAACTTGGATTTATCAGGAAATGACATTACAGGGGTAGAGCCTGGGaccttccagtgcctccccaaCCTGCAAAAGCTGAACCTGGATTCCAACAAACTCACCAACATCTCTCAGGAGACCATCAATACCTGGATCTCGCTCATCTCCATCACTCTGTCCGGAAATATGTGGGAATGTACTCGAAGCATTTGCCCTCTGTTTACTTGGCTAAAGAATTTCAAGGGAAATAAAGAAAGCACTATGATATGTGCAGGCCCTAAACACATCCAGGGTGAAAAGGTGAGCGATGCTGTGGAAACATATAATATCTGTGCTGAAATCCAGGTGGTGGTTACCGAAAGGTCGTACCAGACACCCAAAACCCCCCAGAGACCTGTCTTCGTTCCTAAACCTACCGTTTCCAAACTGGAGAGCAATCAGCCGACATCTGTGATGCCGAGCCCTTCTGCAGACCTCCCGACACCCGGAGTGGAACCAGAGTACGAGCACGTTTCCTTTCACAAAATAATTGCGGGAAGCGTGGCCCTCTTTCTTTCGGTGGCCATGATTTTGTTGGTTATCTACGTGTCGTGGAAGCGCTACCCAGCCAGCAtgaagcagctccagcagcactcTCTCATGAAGAGGCGCAGGAAAAAGGCCCGAGAGTCTGAAAGGCAAATGAACTCCCCTTTACAGGAGTATTACGTGGACTACAAGCCAACAAACTCTGAGACCATGGATGTATCGGTTAATGGATCTGGGCCCTGCACGTATACCATCTCTGGCTCCAGGGAATGCGAG